AACGACAGAGCCCTCTCCTGGTATGGAGAATAACTAGCAACGACAGAGCCCTCTCCTGGCAAGGAGAATAACTAGCAACGACAGAGCCCTCTCCTGGCAAGGAGAATAACTAGCAACGACAGAACCCTCTCCTGGTAAGGCTGGAGACTGACTGGTTTGACAAGAACACCAAAAATagattctctcctgtgtgtatttttCAGATCCGCCTTGGCAATTTTGAGACACCTGCTCCactggagagagtgtgtgtgtgtgtgtgtgtgtgtgtgtgtgtgtgtgtgtgtgtgtgtgtgtgtgtgtgtgtgtgtgtgtgtgtgtgtgtgtgtgtgtgtgtgtgtgtgtgtgttgggggggataTAGAAGCCTGTCAACTTCCTGTGATGACAGGAACCAGGAATAGTGTCTCTTGTGAGGTCAGATTCACAACTCTGTCTCCATCTCAAAAGTCTCCTCCTTTCTGTCAACTCCCCTTTTCCCGCTCTCTTAACCCAATCTCTCACCTTCATTTCAACACCTTCGCTTTCACCCCTCCTCTGTTTTCTGATCTGTTATTTTTGTCTTCTCCTCTGagtccttcctccccctctcataTCCACTCTCgttatctcctccctcctcctcttctcttctcctccctcctcttctctcctccctccctccctccctcctcttctcttctctcctccctcctctcctccctccctccttccctccctccctcctctcctctcctccctccctccctcctctcctcttctctcctctcctcttctctcctccctccctccctcctctcctctcctccctcctctcctctcctctcctctcctctcctctcctctcctctcctctcctctcctccctccctccctccctccctccctccttcctcttctcttctctcctccctccctccctccctccctccctactcttctctcctctcctccccttctctcccccctccctcctcttctctcctccctccctccccttctcttctctcctccctccctccctccctccctcatcttctctcccccctccctccctccctctctgaccctcATCCCTTCCTAAGCAGCTGTGACTCACCTGAACAAACACCTTAATCCACCTCACCACAGGAGCTATAGGCTaaataaataacacacacacatacacactctgtaGTTATTCTCCTGTGCTTACCTTAAAGAACTCATTGGCTTCTTCTCTACCAGCAAACAGATGATTCAGCCAGTCAACTCCTCAGGTCACAGTTACCAGAAACAGATGATTCAGCCAGTCAACTCCTCAGGTCACAGTTACCAGAAACAGATGATTCAGCCAGTCAACTCCTCAGGTCACAGTTACCAGAAAGACATGATTCAGCCAGTCAACTCCTCCGGTCAGTTACCAGAAACAAATGATTCAGCCAGTCAACTCCTCAGGTCAGTTACCAGAAACAAATGATTCAGCCAGTCAACTCCTCACTGCAGGACTCACTGTCCAGTCTTCTACAGATCTAGATCTCACAACAGCTCTCTGCTTTATAATCCACAGCAAGAAGCAGAGTCTCTGATGTAATCCACAGATACAGAACGGTAAACTGCAGGTCAGATACAGAACGGTAAACTCCAGGTCAGATACAGAACGGTAAACTCCAGGTCAGATACAGAATGGTAAACTCCAGGTCAGATACAGAACGGTAAACTCCAGGTCAGATACAGAATGGTAAACTCCAGGTCAGATACAGAACGGTAAACTCCAGGTCAGATACAGAACGGTAAACTCCAGGTCAGATACAGAACGGTAAACTCCAGGTCAGATACAGAATGGTAAACTCCAGGTCAGATACAGAACGGTAAACTCCAGGTCAGATACAGAACGGTAAACTCCAGGTCAGATACAGAACGGTAAACTCCAGGTCAGATACAGAACGGTAAACTCCAGGTCAGATACAGAACGGTAAACTCCAGGTCAGATACAGAAAAGGTAAACTCCCAGTTCTGTCCATGACCCGGTCTGCACAGCATGCATTCCGTTATCTCTCTCCTTTAATGGCCCTGAAATAATATACTATAATATTAGGTGTATTGTTTCCGGTTCTCGCTCTGTTGCTCACACCATTTATCTAATTATGATcccaacaggagaggagaggagaggagaggagaggagaggagaggagaggagaggagaggaggtgggattCATAAGAAAAAGGATTAGAACGTCTGAGCCATCTGTGTTCACGGGGAATTAACCCCCCACACTCAGGCAGGCAgacaaaaacacagacacacataaacacacacacacacacacacacacacacacacacacacacacacacagcaggttgTCAACTCAACTAAGAAGCAGACAAGACAGAATGGTGTTTATGGGTTAACTCAGGTATACCAAGCAAACTGCTAGAAATAGACATCAGAATACTGAAATGAGTTGGAAATTCCAGCCAGGCGACGTCATCAGCCAATGTCAAAACCTGCGCCGTGGTTCCCATAGCAACAAAAACGCCCCCCCCCCCTGACAACGCTGCAATGGCCTCCCCGACAGACGCAGAGATGGCGGAGATTGCCAAACTTCAGGTAAAATTAAAGAGATAAAACCAGCATTCATAAATGCGACTCCAGGTTTAGAGAATACGAAGATAAACAATACGTGATTTGTGCGGATTACTGAAGCGTCACTAAAAACACGATTTGCCTACGATATCCAACATGCAGGCTATTCATGATGCACTGTTAGTCAATTGCATGATGTAACGTTAACAAGTTAACTTCGTTACACCTTGACATTTAGGGTAGACTCGTCGGGAATGCAAGCGGTAAGCGACGACTGGTAGGTAGCCTGTCGATATTCACTGATCTCGGCTACAGGACGAGATCATCGAGGGTAGGGGAGAGGATTGACAGGTGTGAAGGGAGGCCGAGAAATTATGGATTTCATTTTAGAGATATTTGcgttgtgtacacacacacatacacatacacacactcggTAGCCTCCTGTTTAAAGCAACAAGTTCTCTAGCAGCCGAATCGCACATATTTGATGAGACTGGTGGGATGGCTCTGAAAACAACACAGGATAACATCTGCTGTCTATCTCTTTAACTATCTTACCTTCAGTAGAGATACAAGCGCCCTGCCCACACAACAATGCATGATGGATCGTGCGCGCACAGCAAGGGCTCGTGTTTCTGTGCGCGTTGAGTGCCTTTATCCATGcgatcatattattattattgttgtaaataataacaacaacaacaataatacatACAGATATAGCAGCGAGCAGCAATGACCAGGGTTGACAGGATGACAGAAATGATTAAAGATCAGTTGGATAACAAAGCGAGCGCTGTATCATGTAGGCTCGGAACTATCTTCCTCATCAGGGAAAAACACGACCATGTTTATCAATCAATACCTCAAGGATGACGCAAGTGAAGTCATTGCTTAATGTTTTGAGTTCATATACCAATTTCCTGGGTCAATTTATGTTATGATTTTTGTAGAATATTTTCAGAGTTAGTGTAGGCTAATGGTATATATTTGCCGTCATCTTTAAATTCTGGGACTTTATTTTTGTCGAAATCTGCTTGTGTAAATAATTAGAATCTCACTTGGTACACTCTACATTAGCGTTCCAAGCCACAGGATTTCCCCAAATAAAACATCCACTTTTCACTACATTTACATCACATAATAAGGCAACAATATGTGATTATACAGATATACTATATTCCCCATGGTCCATTGATTTAGTTATTTTAGCTCTGGTATGGCCGACTTTGAAGCGAGTAATCATTCAACACACTTTCACAGCTTGGGGGCGGAGTGGATTTACAGTAGTTTAAATTGACATATAACATATGTTTTCGGGGTAATTTTGTCAAAAACTCAGCCATCTTTTGACCAATCCTTTAGCTTTTCTCAAACTATGTTAAGACATTTACCATGGACATACATTTGGTGTCATTTGGTCCTATGGTTTAATGTGAATAAGATGTTGGAGCTTTAGCATATGTGCTAATATGCATCTACTTCTAATAGCGTGGCCATGTTTGAATGCATCAACGTTATTTTCTCAAACTCTTATTGTGAAACATCGAATTTGGTGTGAATCAGACTTTTAGTCCATGAGGAGAAAAAAAGAAGATTTTAAGCATTAACGTTAAATAGTCAAAGAAGTTCATTGTTaagtttcctttttttttttaaagatatcaaTGTCAAATTTAACATGGTTCATCAGGTTACCCTACAGTTTAAGTCGATAGGCCATTGTGAAGAGGATTTTCAAAGGGTTTTTATGGACATGTAAAAATCATAATTCCTGATTTATCTCTTAACCAATCCCTTAGTTTTTCCTCAAACTAAGTTTAGAGATGTACCATGTGCTTACATACCGAATTTTATGTTACTTCTTATGGTTCATGAGAAAAAGGTTTTCCAACTTTTCCAAAATGGAGGACATAATAAAGAGAAGTTTCAATGGGTGACAGATATGAGGGTTGAAGTGAGATCGCTTACCACAGCGCCACCTATAGGCCAATCGGTGCCATTAATTTAGACCAAGTTACTCATGGCCTTTAGTTTCTGAGTGccaaattagaagaaaaaaaatctatgCTTAAATTCATTCAGAGAATAACAATAAGTTAACCCCTAATACTGTGCTATATTTTTACCCAGCTCCTAATGTATGCGCCTTTTCTTGGAAAAACTCAATTTTATAGAGGCTATAGGACCTACACAACGTTTGTCTACAGAGGTGCTCTTTGAAACCAAATAGGTTTCAGTAATTGGACAGAAATATAGCCCAGAAATGACATTGTTATTGGCACAACTCCTCACACCCATGAACAAAAAAACATATAGTTTGCAACTAAAACAAAGGATTTGTGTGGTTTCCTGAGATAATATCTGATTATAATGTTTATGAATCATTACAAGCCAAGAAGTGACATTAAACAATTATCAACTAGTCCATAGTATATCTTTAGTGTATGTGAGTTTCTGTAAAATTCAGACTACATACAGATAAAAATGTGTTTCCAGAAAGAACTCTGTTCACTAATCAActtgtgtgtcagagagaggagggtgtgcAGCAGCTAAGCGGTCACTTCTCGTGGCCTGAGTTCTCTGGGGACGCTGTATGGCAGAGCGCCCATCAACAGTTTGTTTACGAGTGTGCCATGTTCGCCGCCGACCGCGGCCTGGCCTGGAGTGCTGTGAGAGCAGTGGCCGGGATGACTAGAGACCTGTTCCCTCAGCTAGCTGGTCAGTAGTTATCTATTGTCtttattatacatatatattatatattaataaTTCAAATTGACTGCAGCTCCATTTCTATAATATAACATAATGTAATAATTTATATTGAGTTTGCGATTTCATTCGTCTCCCCCAGATTTGGACCCCCCTAGAGTGCTCGCCCTAATTTCAGATTGGCTGACAAAGTGTTTGCCCCGCCTACCTCCTGCCCACCACAAAGCAGTcttccacttcctgtctgacacTTGTGTCACTAGGTAACCAATAcattactgggagtttatatatagagTGTGGGACTCTCTTTATTTTTAATAGCTTATAGTTTATTGGCCGTTAGTCAGAACCCCAACATAAAATAATTTTCTCTGGGTGTGCGTCAGCTCATGTTTTTTCTTCGACTATGATGTAATGGTAAGTATCACAGAGTTCTGTTCATATGTCTGACATTTAGTCAACGACTGCTACAAGCTGTGGTGGGCGGGACCAGTCACCGATCAATCAATCAGAAACACCTGGAGGTTCATGTGCCCCCAACACCCCTCCCCCTGGCACAGGTGatacaggaagtgtgtgtgtggatgtgtatgtgtccatgtgTATGTAAGCATTTACATTCTCTTTCAGGGTGATGATGAGATGAGTGTGTTCTGTCTCAGGGTGGTGATGAGTGTTctgtctctcagggtgatgatgagTGTGTCCTGTCTCAGGGTGAtgatgtgtgttctgtctctcagggtgatgatgagTGTTCTGTCTCAGGGTGATGATGAGTGTTctgtctctcagggtgatgatgagtgtgttctgtctcagggtgatgatgagtgttctgtctctcagggtgatgatgagtgtgttctgtctcaggatgatgatgagtgttctgtctctcagggtgatgatgagtgtgttctgt
This genomic stretch from Oncorhynchus keta strain PuntledgeMale-10-30-2019 chromosome 29, Oket_V2, whole genome shotgun sequence harbors:
- the c29h8orf74 gene encoding uncharacterized protein C8orf74 homolog isoform X2, giving the protein MASPTDAEMAEIAKLQREEGVQQLSGHFSWPEFSGDAVWQSAHQQFVYECAMFAADRGLAWSAVRAVAGMTRDLFPQLADLDPPRVLALISDWLTKCLPRLPPAHHKAVFHFLSDTCVTSQRLLQAVVGGTSHRSINQKHLEVHVPPTPLPLAQGDDECALERQRVCALLQVAKQQKREELRRLREEEGSEVRLDTLNDRRLDREEVADLVQSTVRATGELLMGRLLKESSLVHDLLELSLQHTALTTGENSIHPDHTHTHTP
- the c29h8orf74 gene encoding uncharacterized protein C8orf74 homolog isoform X4; translated protein: MASPTDAEMAEIAKLQGRLVGNASGKRRLREEGVQQLSGHFSWPEFSGDAVWQSAHQQFVYECAMFAADRGLAWSAVRAVAGMTRDLFPQLADLDPPRVLALISDWLTKCLPRLPPAHHKAVFHFLSDTCVTSQRLLQAVVGGTSHRSINQKHLEVHVPPTPLPLAQGDDECSVSQGDDECVLSQGDDECSVSQGDDECVLSQDDDECSVSQGDDECVLSLRVMMSVFCLSG
- the c29h8orf74 gene encoding uncharacterized protein C8orf74 homolog isoform X5, encoding MASPTDAEMAEIAKLQGRLVGNASGKRRLREEGVQQLSGHFSWPEFSGDAVWQSAHQQFVYECAMFAADRGLAWSAVRAVAGMTRDLFPQLADLDPPRVLALISDWLTKCLPRLPPAHHKAVFHFLSDTCVTSQRLLQAVVGGTSHRSINQKHLEVHVPPTPLPLAQGDDECVLSQGDDECSVSQGDDECVLSQDDDECSVSQGDDECVLSLRVMMSVFCLSG
- the c29h8orf74 gene encoding uncharacterized protein C8orf74 homolog isoform X3: MASPTDAEMAEIAKLQGRLVGNASGKRRLREEGVQQLSGHFSWPEFSGDAVWQSAHQQFVYECAMFAADRGLAWSAVRAVAGMTRDLFPQLADLDPPRVLALISDWLTKCLPRLPPAHHKAVFHFLSDTCVTSQRLLQAVVGGTSHRSINQKHLEVHVPPTPLPLAQGDDECVLSQGDDVCSVSQGDDECSVSQGDDECSVSQGDDECVLSQGDDECSVSQGDDECVLSQDDDECSVSQGDDECVLSLRVMMSVFCLSG
- the c29h8orf74 gene encoding uncharacterized protein C8orf74 homolog isoform X1, coding for MASPTDAEMAEIAKLQGRLVGNASGKRRLREEGVQQLSGHFSWPEFSGDAVWQSAHQQFVYECAMFAADRGLAWSAVRAVAGMTRDLFPQLADLDPPRVLALISDWLTKCLPRLPPAHHKAVFHFLSDTCVTSQRLLQAVVGGTSHRSINQKHLEVHVPPTPLPLAQGDDECALERQRVCALLQVAKQQKREELRRLREEEGSEVRLDTLNDRRLDREEVADLVQSTVRATGELLMGRLLKESSLVHDLLELSLQHTALTTGENSIHPDHTHTHTP
- the c29h8orf74 gene encoding uncharacterized protein C8orf74 homolog isoform X6; this translates as MASPTDAEMAEIAKLQGRLVGNASGKRRLREEGVQQLSGHFSWPEFSGDAVWQSAHQQFVYECAMFAADRGLAWSAVRAVAGMTRDLFPQLADLDPPRVLALISDWLTKCLPRLPPAHHKAVFHFLSDTCVTSQRLLQAVVGGTSHRSINQKHLEVHVPPTPLPLAQGDDECSVSG